One Littorina saxatilis isolate snail1 linkage group LG1, US_GU_Lsax_2.0, whole genome shotgun sequence genomic window carries:
- the LOC138961139 gene encoding uncharacterized protein, whose translation MELPAERTTSTTKKGIEICQPDSQRQCMDGSCISRMELCPEEEMMNQDTVLIMIGVGMGVVLFLIMLYCLQQRHNTGTERQSLNYDETDHPELLMPPPAYDEAVNINLYPPTPQRNRRIPSAEEPITPPPNYDAALHILAQSQENVFASKEAAAEASPVLRRAVSVEHVGIARSRPMTFSSFGANSKSFGRTANERKT comes from the exons ATGGAATTGCCAGCTGAGCGTACCACTTCAACAACAAAGAAAGGGATAGAAATATGTCAGCCAGACTCGCAGCGACAATGTATGGATGGAAGCTGCATCTCTCGCATGGAACTCTGTC CGGAGGAGGAGATGATGAACCAGGACACCGTCCTCATCATGATCGGCGTGGGCATGGGAGTGGTGCTCTTCCTCATCATGCTCTACTGCTTGCAGCAGCGTCACAACACCGGCACTGAACGACAGA GTTTAAATTATGATGAGACAGACCATCCGGAGCTGCTGATGCCACCCCCAGCCTACGATGAAGCTGTCAACATCAACCTTTATCCGCCCACACCCCAGCGAAAT AGACGAATACCGTCAGCAGAGGAGCCCATTACTCCGCCACCCAACTATGATGCAGCCTTACACATTCTGGCTCAGAGTCAAGAAAATGTTTTTGCGAGCAaagaagcagcagcagaagcCTCGCCAGTGCTGCGGCGAGCTGTTTCGGTCGAGCACGTAGGTATAGCTCGCAGCAGACCAATGACATTTTCATCGTTTGGTGCAAATTCAAAATCATTTGGAAGGACTGCCAATGAAAGAAAGACATGA